A region from the Variovorax paradoxus genome encodes:
- a CDS encoding SH3 domain-containing protein — protein sequence MNNKLSMRSIGIGAMALFFPLAAAAQQAFTRGAVNLRAGPSGDYPLVARLGPGQPLDVIGCTGGYSWCDVVLPDGGRGWVWARSLDYAYQEQRVPLATYAAVIGVPIVSFVIGSYWADYYRDRPWYGERRWWGSRPPPPPMPGWRPPPPVRPAWQPKPWPGPGFKPAPVPGVRPHPGPGHRPQPGLGVRPPQPGPGFRPPADPGFKPPRPQPAFRPGPLPGTPKAHQGGGRPGGGEGGGKGGGHGGGGGKGGGHGHRD from the coding sequence ATGAACAACAAACTCTCGATGCGCTCGATCGGCATCGGCGCCATGGCCCTGTTCTTTCCGCTGGCGGCCGCGGCGCAGCAGGCCTTCACGCGCGGCGCGGTCAACCTGCGGGCCGGGCCCTCGGGCGACTATCCGCTGGTGGCGCGGCTCGGGCCGGGCCAGCCGCTCGACGTGATCGGCTGCACCGGCGGCTACAGCTGGTGCGACGTGGTGCTGCCCGACGGCGGGCGCGGCTGGGTCTGGGCCAGGAGCCTCGACTACGCCTACCAGGAGCAGCGCGTGCCGCTGGCCACCTACGCGGCGGTGATCGGCGTACCCATCGTGAGCTTCGTGATCGGCAGCTACTGGGCCGACTACTACCGCGACCGGCCCTGGTACGGCGAGCGTCGCTGGTGGGGCAGCCGGCCACCGCCGCCGCCGATGCCCGGCTGGCGTCCCCCGCCGCCGGTGCGGCCGGCCTGGCAGCCCAAGCCCTGGCCGGGCCCGGGTTTCAAGCCCGCGCCGGTGCCCGGCGTGCGTCCGCACCCCGGGCCGGGCCACCGTCCACAGCCGGGGCTGGGCGTCCGCCCACCGCAGCCGGGCCCGGGCTTCCGCCCGCCGGCGGACCCCGGCTTCAAGCCGCCGCGGCCCCAGCCGGCTTTCCGGCCCGGGCCCTTGCCCGGCACACCGAAAGCGCATCAGGGCGGCGGCCGGCCCGGCGGCGGTGAAGGCGGCGGCAAGGGTGGCGGCCATGGGGGAGGCGGCGGCAAGGGCGGCGGGCACGGCCACCGCGATTAG
- the hutI gene encoding imidazolonepropionase — translation MKYPSSFPSADGLWTGLRLAPGAAPGAALDADTEAAIAVTDGTVRWAGARSALPAGFAGLPPHDGGGALVTPGLVDCHTHLVYGGQRANEFAMRLAGASYEEVAKAGGGIVASVRATREADEEALFAQAAPRLEQLLADGVCAIEIKSGYGLALEHERKQLRVARRLGEAYGVTVRTTFLGAHALPPEYAGRSGDYIDLVCNEMLPALAAEGLVDAVDVFCERIAFSLAETEQVFQAAKALGLPVKLHAEQLSDMGGAALAARYGALSCDHVEHLSAEGIEAMHRSGSVAVLLPGAYYTLRDTQLPPIEALRTAGVPMAVSTDHNPGTSPALSLLLMMNMACTLFRLTVPEALAGVTVHAARALGLQKTHGVIAEGMPANFVLWNLRDAAELAYWFGQRPVRSVVRQGRIAVEAAR, via the coding sequence ATGAAATACCCAAGCTCGTTCCCGTCAGCCGACGGCCTCTGGACCGGCCTGCGCCTGGCGCCCGGTGCCGCGCCCGGCGCCGCCCTGGACGCCGATACCGAAGCCGCGATCGCGGTGACCGACGGCACTGTCCGCTGGGCCGGCGCACGCAGCGCCCTGCCGGCCGGATTCGCAGGCCTGCCGCCGCACGATGGCGGCGGCGCGCTCGTCACGCCCGGCCTCGTCGATTGCCACACGCACCTGGTCTACGGCGGCCAGCGCGCCAACGAATTCGCGATGCGGCTCGCGGGCGCCAGCTACGAAGAAGTGGCGAAGGCCGGCGGCGGCATCGTCGCGTCGGTGCGCGCCACGCGCGAGGCCGATGAAGAAGCGCTCTTCGCGCAGGCCGCGCCGCGGCTCGAACAGCTGCTGGCCGACGGCGTCTGCGCCATCGAGATCAAGTCGGGCTACGGCCTTGCGCTCGAGCACGAACGCAAGCAGCTGCGCGTGGCACGGCGCCTGGGCGAGGCCTACGGCGTCACGGTGCGCACCACCTTCCTCGGCGCGCACGCGCTGCCGCCCGAATATGCGGGCCGCAGCGGCGACTACATCGATCTCGTCTGCAACGAGATGCTGCCCGCGCTCGCGGCCGAAGGGCTGGTCGATGCGGTGGACGTGTTCTGCGAACGCATCGCCTTTTCGCTTGCGGAAACCGAGCAGGTGTTCCAGGCCGCGAAGGCGCTGGGCCTGCCGGTCAAGCTGCATGCCGAGCAGCTCTCCGACATGGGCGGCGCCGCGCTCGCCGCGCGCTACGGCGCGCTGTCGTGCGACCACGTCGAGCACTTGTCGGCCGAAGGCATCGAGGCGATGCACCGGTCGGGCAGCGTGGCGGTGCTGCTGCCCGGCGCCTACTACACGCTGCGCGACACGCAGCTGCCGCCCATCGAGGCGCTGCGCACCGCCGGCGTGCCGATGGCCGTGTCGACCGACCACAACCCCGGCACCTCGCCTGCGCTGAGCCTGCTGTTGATGATGAACATGGCCTGCACGCTGTTCCGCCTGACCGTGCCCGAGGCGCTGGCCGGCGTCACCGTGCATGCGGCGCGCGCGCTGGGCCTGCAAAAAACGCACGGTGTGATCGCCGAAGGCATGCCCGCCAACTTCGTGCTCTGGAACCTGCGCGATGCGGCCGAGCTCGCCTACTGGTTCGGCCAGCGTCCGGTGCGCAGCGTCGTGCGGCAAGGCCGCATCGCCGTGGAGGCTGCCCGATGA
- a CDS encoding LysR family transcriptional regulator, with protein sequence MSFSSDNVEVFLAVIDHGSFSAAARALRKVPSAVSMAIANLEAELALPLFDRSGREPQPTAAARSLEPQARLLAAQLKQLQVQALALTQGLENRLTLAIAPELLAAPWSGPLAALAEEYPLLQVEVLAAPQADALALLHSGRAQLALVFERPSLDGREGFQEVGSDTMVAVMAPGHPVLLAAGGERLREEHLTNTRQIVVAGRDLATSDPRFVFARHVWRTDNALAALSLITAGLGWGWLPRNFAKPHVAAGALVEIPFENLSNGLDLWVDVVWSRERPLGLGAQRFVALIARDRQAAAGISAADARG encoded by the coding sequence ATGAGCTTCTCGAGCGACAACGTCGAAGTCTTCCTGGCCGTGATCGACCACGGCTCCTTTTCGGCCGCGGCGCGCGCGCTGCGCAAGGTGCCCTCGGCCGTCAGCATGGCCATTGCCAACCTCGAGGCCGAGCTGGCCCTGCCGCTGTTCGACCGCAGCGGCCGCGAGCCGCAGCCGACCGCCGCCGCCCGCTCGCTGGAGCCGCAGGCGCGCCTCCTGGCGGCCCAGCTGAAGCAGCTGCAGGTGCAGGCCCTGGCGCTCACGCAGGGCCTCGAAAACCGCCTCACGCTGGCCATTGCGCCCGAACTGCTGGCCGCGCCCTGGAGCGGGCCGCTGGCCGCACTGGCCGAGGAATATCCGCTGCTGCAGGTCGAAGTGCTGGCCGCGCCGCAGGCCGACGCGCTGGCGCTGCTGCACAGCGGCCGCGCGCAGCTGGCGCTGGTGTTCGAGCGCCCGAGCCTCGACGGGCGGGAAGGCTTTCAGGAAGTCGGCAGCGACACCATGGTGGCCGTGATGGCGCCCGGCCACCCGGTGCTGCTGGCGGCCGGCGGCGAGCGGCTGCGCGAAGAGCACCTCACGAACACCCGGCAGATCGTCGTGGCAGGGCGCGACCTGGCCACCAGCGATCCGCGCTTCGTGTTCGCGCGCCACGTCTGGCGCACCGACAACGCGCTGGCCGCGCTGAGCCTGATCACGGCCGGTCTCGGCTGGGGCTGGCTGCCGCGCAACTTCGCCAAGCCGCACGTCGCCGCGGGCGCGCTGGTCGAGATTCCGTTCGAGAACCTCAGCAACGGGCTCGACCTGTGGGTCGACGTGGTGTGGTCGCGCGAGCGGCCGCTGGGGCTGGGGGCGCAGCGCTTCGTGGCGCTGATTGCGCGCGACCGGCAGGCCGCGGCGGGTATTTCTGCGGCGGATGCGCGGGGCTGA
- the hutG gene encoding N-formylglutamate deformylase, translating to MSFTTTEPAFRFRQGTRPLLISMPHVGTHVPPALAVRLTDEARQVPDTDWHLERLYDFADALGASVLVATHSRYVVDLNRPPDGASLYPGQSVTGLCPVDTFDDTPVYASAADLPDDDEIAARRDAIWQPYHQQLQAELDRLKAAHGTIALWDAHSIRSVLPRFFEGKLPDLNLGTSKGTSCDPALAATLLGIAESATGYTGVLNGRFTGGYITRQYGNPAAGVHAVQLEMTQSSYMQEKLPFDYLPDVAAGVQPHVRRMIEAVLAFVESR from the coding sequence ATGAGCTTCACCACCACCGAACCCGCCTTCCGCTTTCGCCAGGGCACGCGTCCCTTGCTGATCTCCATGCCGCATGTCGGCACCCATGTGCCGCCCGCGCTCGCCGTCCGCCTGACCGACGAGGCGCGCCAGGTGCCCGACACCGACTGGCACCTCGAGCGGCTCTACGACTTCGCCGATGCGCTCGGCGCCTCGGTGCTCGTTGCCACGCATTCGCGCTATGTGGTCGACCTGAACCGTCCGCCGGATGGCGCCAGCCTCTATCCGGGCCAGAGCGTCACCGGCCTGTGCCCGGTCGACACCTTCGACGACACGCCGGTCTACGCCTCCGCCGCCGACCTGCCGGACGACGATGAAATCGCCGCGCGCCGCGATGCCATCTGGCAGCCCTATCACCAGCAGCTGCAGGCCGAGCTCGACCGCCTGAAGGCCGCGCACGGCACCATCGCGCTGTGGGACGCGCACTCGATCCGCTCGGTGCTGCCGCGCTTCTTCGAGGGCAAGCTGCCCGACCTGAACCTGGGCACCAGCAAGGGCACGAGCTGCGACCCGGCGCTGGCCGCCACGCTGCTGGGCATCGCCGAATCGGCCACCGGCTACACCGGCGTGCTCAACGGCCGCTTCACGGGCGGCTACATCACGCGCCAGTACGGCAACCCCGCCGCCGGCGTGCACGCGGTGCAGCTGGAGATGACGCAATCGAGCTACATGCAGGAGAAGCTGCCCTTCGACTACCTGCCCGACGTGGCGGCCGGCGTGCAGCCGCATGTGCGGCGCATGATCGAGGCGGTGCTGGCGTTCGTCGAAAGCCGCTAA
- a CDS encoding PACE efflux transporter, whose product MQGFQRRVVYITLYEGIAIVAASTGLALMTDAGLGHSGVLAVAASVIAVIWNLVFNALFERWESRQAVRGRSLRRRMAHAVGFEGGLIAVLVPLFAWGLGVTLWQALVMDLGLVVFFLVYTFVFNWGFDRVFGLPASAAPARATAAAAGQGA is encoded by the coding sequence ATGCAGGGATTCCAGCGCCGCGTCGTCTACATCACCCTTTACGAAGGGATCGCCATCGTGGCCGCCAGTACCGGCCTGGCGCTGATGACGGACGCCGGGCTCGGCCACTCGGGCGTGCTGGCGGTGGCCGCCTCGGTCATCGCGGTGATCTGGAACCTGGTCTTCAATGCCCTGTTCGAGCGCTGGGAGTCGCGCCAGGCGGTGCGCGGGCGCAGCCTGCGCCGGCGCATGGCGCATGCCGTCGGCTTCGAGGGCGGGCTGATCGCGGTGCTGGTGCCGCTGTTCGCCTGGGGCCTGGGCGTGACGCTCTGGCAGGCGCTGGTGATGGACCTGGGCCTGGTGGTGTTCTTCCTGGTCTACACCTTCGTCTTCAACTGGGGATTCGACCGGGTGTTCGGGCTGCCGGCGTCGGCCGCGCCCGCCAGGGCCACCGCCGCGGCGGCCGGGCAGGGGGCCTGA
- a CDS encoding homocysteine S-methyltransferase family protein, with protein MKPLVYTRGQALAGILEKRIAILDGAMGTMIQRFKLTEEQYRGERFKDFERDVKGNNELLSLTRPDVIRDIHEGYLAAGADLIETNTFGATTIAQEDYRMAHLAREMNLESAKLARAACDKFNTPDKPRFVAGALGPTPKTASISPDVNDPGARNVDFEQLRAAYYEQVEALVEGGSDVILVETIFDTLNAKAALFAVDEYFDNSGQRLPLIISGTVTDASGRILSGQTVTAFWHSVRHAQPLAVGLNCALGAALMRPYIQELAKVAGDTFISCYPNAGLPNPMSETGFDETPDVTSRLLHEFAAEGLVNIVGGCCGTTPDHIAAIGRAVAPIAGRLLNNNAGFYREAA; from the coding sequence ATGAAGCCCCTCGTCTATACCCGCGGCCAGGCCTTGGCCGGCATCCTCGAAAAGCGCATCGCCATCCTCGATGGCGCAATGGGCACGATGATCCAGCGCTTCAAGCTCACCGAAGAACAGTACCGGGGCGAGCGCTTCAAGGACTTCGAGCGCGACGTGAAGGGCAACAACGAGCTGCTCTCGCTGACGCGGCCCGACGTGATCCGCGACATCCACGAGGGCTACCTCGCGGCCGGCGCCGACCTGATCGAGACCAACACCTTCGGCGCGACCACCATCGCGCAGGAGGACTACAGGATGGCGCACCTCGCGCGCGAGATGAACCTCGAATCGGCCAAGCTCGCGCGCGCGGCCTGCGACAAGTTCAACACCCCGGACAAGCCGCGCTTCGTGGCCGGCGCCCTGGGCCCGACGCCCAAGACCGCGAGCATCAGCCCCGACGTGAACGATCCCGGCGCGCGCAACGTCGACTTCGAGCAGCTGCGCGCGGCCTACTACGAGCAGGTCGAGGCACTGGTCGAGGGCGGTTCGGACGTGATCCTGGTCGAGACCATCTTCGACACGCTCAACGCCAAGGCCGCGCTGTTCGCGGTCGACGAGTATTTCGACAACAGCGGCCAGCGCCTGCCGCTGATCATCAGCGGCACCGTGACCGACGCCTCGGGCCGCATCCTCAGCGGCCAGACCGTGACCGCGTTCTGGCACAGCGTGCGCCATGCGCAGCCGCTGGCCGTGGGGCTCAACTGCGCGCTCGGCGCGGCGCTGATGCGCCCCTACATCCAGGAACTGGCCAAGGTGGCGGGCGACACCTTCATCAGCTGCTATCCGAACGCCGGCCTGCCCAACCCGATGAGCGAGACCGGCTTCGACGAGACGCCCGACGTCACCTCGCGGCTGCTGCACGAGTTCGCGGCCGAGGGGCTGGTCAACATCGTGGGCGGCTGCTGCGGCACCACGCCGGACCACATCGCGGCCATCGGCCGTGCCGTGGCGCCGATCGCAGGCCGGCTATTGAACAACAACGCCGGCTTCTACCGCGAAGCCGCGTGA
- the metH gene encoding methionine synthase — protein sequence MKLSGLEPVAIDAGSLFVNIGERTNVTGSKAFARMILNGQFEEALAVARQQVENGAQVIDINMDEAMLDSKAAMVRFLNLIASEPDIARVPVMVDSSKWEVIEAGLRCIQGKGIVNSISMKEGVDKFKHEAKLVRRYGAAAVVMAFDEKGQADTYQRKIEICERAYRILVDEVGFPPEDIIFDPNIFAIATGIEEHDNYAVDFINAVRWIKENLPGAKVSGGVSNVSFSFRGNDPVREAIHTVFLYHAIQAGMDMGIVNAGMVGVYDDLEPTLRERVEDVVLNRRPDAGERLVEVAETAKSGAKDDSKKLEWRGTPEHPVHVNQRLSHAMVHGITDFIVEDTEEAYQQILAKGGRPLHVIEGPLMDGMNIVGDLFGQGKMFLPQVVKSARVMKSAVAHLIPYIEEEKRQDEAAGRDVRTKGKIIIATVKGDVHDIGKNIVTVVLQCNNFEVVNMGVMVPCHEILARAKVEGADIVGLSGLITPSLEEMQYVAGEMQKDDHFRIKKIPLLIGGATTSRVHTAVKIAPHYEGPVVYVPDASRSVSVAQSLLSDQATAYIDEINADYEKVRTQHANKKQVPMWPLAKARANKTPLDWSGYTPPVPKFIGRRLFKNFDLTELAKYIDWGPFFQTWDLAGPFPAILKDEIVGTEAVRVYADGQRMLKRLIEGRWLSASGVVGFWPANTVNDDDIELYTDETRSEVALTWYGMRQQTEKQVIEGVMRPSRCLADFVAPKDSGLKDYVGVFAVTAGLGVEKKEKYFIDDLDDYSAIMLKALADRLAEAFAESLHHRARTDLWGYAPDEGLSNEDMIAEKYHGIRPAPGYPACPDHSVKRPMFDLLGCADIGMTLTESLAMMPAASVSGFYLSHPESTYFNVGKIGRDQLQDQAARRKESESDLERLLAPNL from the coding sequence ATGAAGCTGTCCGGCCTCGAGCCGGTGGCCATCGACGCCGGGTCGCTGTTCGTCAACATCGGCGAGCGCACCAACGTCACCGGCTCCAAGGCCTTCGCGCGGATGATCCTGAACGGCCAGTTCGAAGAGGCCCTGGCCGTGGCGCGCCAGCAGGTCGAGAACGGCGCGCAGGTGATCGACATCAACATGGACGAGGCCATGCTCGACAGCAAGGCTGCGATGGTCCGCTTCCTGAACCTGATTGCGAGCGAGCCCGACATCGCGCGCGTGCCGGTGATGGTCGACAGCTCGAAGTGGGAAGTGATCGAGGCCGGCCTGCGCTGCATCCAGGGCAAGGGCATCGTCAACTCCATCTCGATGAAGGAGGGGGTCGACAAGTTCAAGCACGAGGCCAAGCTCGTGAGGCGCTACGGCGCCGCCGCGGTGGTGATGGCCTTCGACGAGAAGGGCCAGGCCGACACCTACCAGCGCAAGATCGAGATCTGCGAACGCGCCTACCGCATCCTGGTGGACGAGGTGGGCTTTCCGCCCGAGGACATCATCTTCGACCCCAACATCTTCGCGATTGCCACCGGCATCGAGGAGCATGACAACTACGCGGTCGACTTCATCAACGCCGTGCGCTGGATCAAAGAGAACCTGCCGGGCGCCAAGGTGTCGGGCGGCGTGAGCAACGTGAGCTTCAGCTTCCGCGGCAACGACCCGGTGCGCGAAGCCATCCACACCGTGTTCCTGTACCACGCGATCCAGGCCGGCATGGACATGGGCATCGTCAACGCCGGCATGGTGGGCGTGTACGACGACCTGGAGCCGACGCTGCGCGAGCGCGTGGAAGACGTGGTGCTCAACCGGCGGCCCGACGCGGGCGAGCGCCTCGTCGAAGTGGCCGAAACCGCCAAGAGCGGCGCCAAGGACGACAGCAAGAAGCTCGAATGGCGCGGCACGCCGGAGCACCCCGTGCACGTCAACCAGCGCCTCTCGCACGCGATGGTGCACGGCATCACCGACTTCATCGTCGAAGACACCGAAGAGGCCTACCAGCAGATCCTCGCCAAGGGCGGCCGTCCGCTGCACGTGATCGAAGGGCCGCTGATGGACGGCATGAACATCGTGGGCGACCTGTTCGGCCAGGGCAAGATGTTCCTGCCGCAGGTGGTGAAGTCGGCGCGCGTGATGAAGTCGGCCGTGGCCCACCTCATTCCCTACATCGAGGAAGAAAAGCGCCAGGACGAGGCCGCGGGCCGCGACGTGCGCACCAAGGGCAAGATCATCATCGCCACCGTGAAGGGCGACGTGCACGACATCGGCAAGAACATCGTCACCGTCGTGCTCCAGTGCAACAACTTCGAAGTGGTGAACATGGGCGTGATGGTCCCGTGCCACGAGATCCTGGCCAGGGCGAAGGTCGAGGGCGCGGACATCGTGGGCCTCTCGGGCCTCATCACGCCGAGCCTGGAAGAAATGCAGTACGTGGCCGGCGAGATGCAGAAGGACGACCACTTCCGCATCAAGAAGATTCCGCTTCTGATCGGCGGCGCAACCACCAGCCGCGTGCACACCGCCGTCAAGATTGCGCCGCACTACGAAGGGCCGGTGGTCTACGTGCCCGATGCCTCGCGCAGCGTGAGCGTGGCGCAGAGCCTGCTGTCCGACCAGGCCACCGCGTACATCGACGAGATCAACGCCGACTACGAGAAGGTGCGCACGCAGCATGCCAACAAGAAGCAGGTGCCGATGTGGCCGCTGGCCAAGGCGCGCGCCAACAAGACGCCGCTCGACTGGTCCGGCTACACGCCGCCCGTGCCCAAGTTCATCGGCCGGCGCCTGTTCAAGAACTTCGACCTGACCGAGCTCGCCAAGTACATCGACTGGGGCCCGTTCTTCCAGACCTGGGACCTGGCCGGTCCGTTCCCCGCCATCCTGAAGGACGAGATCGTCGGCACCGAGGCCGTGCGCGTGTATGCCGACGGCCAGCGCATGCTCAAGCGCCTGATCGAGGGCCGCTGGCTCAGCGCGAGCGGCGTGGTGGGCTTCTGGCCCGCCAACACCGTGAACGACGACGACATCGAGCTCTACACCGACGAGACGCGCAGCGAAGTCGCGCTCACCTGGTACGGCATGCGCCAGCAGACCGAGAAGCAGGTGATCGAGGGCGTGATGCGCCCGAGCCGCTGCCTGGCCGACTTCGTCGCGCCGAAGGACAGCGGCCTGAAAGACTACGTGGGCGTGTTCGCGGTGACGGCGGGCCTGGGTGTCGAGAAGAAGGAGAAATACTTCATCGACGACCTCGACGACTACTCCGCCATCATGCTCAAGGCCCTGGCCGACCGCTTGGCCGAGGCCTTTGCCGAATCGCTGCACCACCGCGCGCGCACCGACCTCTGGGGCTATGCGCCCGACGAGGGCCTCAGCAACGAGGACATGATCGCCGAGAAATACCACGGCATCCGCCCCGCGCCCGGCTACCCGGCCTGCCCCGACCACAGCGTGAAGCGCCCGATGTTCGACCTTCTGGGTTGCGCGGACATTGGCATGACGCTGACCGAAAGCCTCGCTATGATGCCCGCCGCCAGCGTGAGCGGCTTCTACCTGAGCCATCCCGAGTCGACGTACTTCAATGTCGGCAAGATCGGGCGCGACCAATTGCAGGACCAGGCGGCGCGGCGCAAGGAGAGCGAATCCGACCTCGAGCGCCTGCTGGCGCCGAACCTTTGA
- a CDS encoding HutD/Ves family protein, which produces MNNVQRFSRSSLPAMPWKNGGGTTQEIVSWPQGAGLDSFGWRASIATIAAAGPFSVFAGVDRSIMLLEGDGVRLFTHDGRIEHRLDVPHRPFAFSGDDAIDCALLGGAASNDFNIMTRHGQWRADVRVLDHASTSEAAPHGVLLALRGAWRLNCEPCREGDGLYWTDSAQAWQAEPEGEGARLAAVRIVPA; this is translated from the coding sequence ATGAACAACGTACAGCGCTTCTCTCGCAGTTCTCTCCCGGCCATGCCATGGAAGAACGGCGGCGGCACCACGCAGGAAATCGTCAGCTGGCCGCAGGGCGCGGGGCTCGACAGCTTCGGCTGGCGCGCAAGCATCGCGACGATCGCGGCGGCCGGGCCGTTCTCGGTGTTCGCTGGCGTGGACCGCAGCATCATGCTGCTCGAAGGCGACGGCGTGCGGCTGTTCACGCACGACGGACGCATCGAGCACCGGCTCGACGTGCCGCACCGGCCGTTCGCGTTCAGCGGCGACGATGCGATCGACTGCGCGCTGCTCGGCGGCGCAGCATCGAACGACTTCAACATCATGACGCGCCATGGACAGTGGCGCGCCGATGTGCGGGTGCTGGACCACGCATCGACCAGCGAGGCCGCGCCGCACGGTGTGCTGCTCGCGCTCCGCGGTGCATGGCGCCTGAACTGCGAGCCCTGCCGCGAAGGCGATGGGCTGTACTGGACCGACAGCGCGCAGGCATGGCAGGCCGAGCCCGAGGGCGAAGGCGCGCGGCTCGCTGCGGTTCGCATCGTGCCGGCGTAA
- a CDS encoding amino acid ABC transporter permease, whose translation MDFDFSPVWQGWPDLLRGALVTVEITACALALGCVLGLLVGIGRLNPKRRWLYGVCTAYVAAIRGTPLLVQLFILFFGLPHFGILLPAFLCGVLGLGVYSGAYVSEIVRGAIQSIDKGQTMAAQSLGMTPGTAMREIVLPQAVVRMIPPLGNEFIALIKNSALVSLLTIHDVMHEGQKIISVSYRSLEVYLAIAFVYFVLTGTMTLVLRHFEQKLRQGGLIR comes from the coding sequence ATGGATTTCGACTTCTCGCCGGTCTGGCAGGGCTGGCCCGACCTGCTGCGCGGCGCGCTGGTCACGGTGGAGATCACCGCCTGCGCGTTGGCGCTCGGCTGCGTGCTGGGCCTGCTGGTGGGCATCGGCCGGCTCAACCCGAAGCGGCGCTGGCTCTACGGCGTTTGCACGGCGTACGTCGCGGCCATCCGCGGCACGCCGCTGCTGGTGCAGCTGTTCATCCTGTTCTTCGGTTTGCCGCACTTCGGCATCCTGCTGCCGGCCTTTTTGTGCGGCGTGCTGGGGCTGGGCGTGTACTCGGGTGCGTACGTGTCGGAGATCGTGCGCGGCGCGATCCAGTCGATCGACAAGGGTCAGACGATGGCGGCGCAGTCGCTGGGCATGACACCCGGCACGGCGATGCGCGAGATCGTGCTGCCGCAGGCGGTGGTGCGCATGATCCCGCCGCTGGGCAACGAGTTCATCGCGCTCATCAAGAACTCGGCGCTGGTGTCGCTGCTGACGATTCACGACGTGATGCACGAGGGGCAGAAGATCATCAGCGTGTCATACCGCTCGCTGGAGGTCTACCTGGCCATCGCGTTCGTGTACTTCGTGCTCACGGGCACGATGACGCTGGTTCTCCGGCACTTCGAGCAGAAGCTGCGGCAAGGCGGGTTGATCCGATGA
- a CDS encoding formimidoylglutamate deiminase: MNALFAADALLPGGWAKNVLLSWNDAGQLTQVQSAAQRTAGAPVANGPVIPGMPNLHSHAFQRAFAGLTEYRAQQQDSFWSWRTLMYRFAARLGPQHMEAIATWLYAEMLEAGYTSVCEFQYVHHDADGRPYADDATLSLALLRAAKKTGIGFTLLPVLYQASGFGGLPPNEGQRRFIRSTDSMLRLLDTLKPACDAQGARLGLAPHSLRAVPPDALREAVAGLDAIDPSAPIHIHIAEQTKEVDDCVAWSGQRPVAWLLDHAPVDARWCLVHATHMDAAEYERGAKSGAVAGLCPTTEANLGDGIFDFSAWRHHGGAWGLGSDSHATVNAAEELLMLEYSQRLAWRQRNVGASAAQPHVATALTLDAVRGGAQASGRPIGGLAVGQQADFVVLDAAHIALQGLPAPDMLSSHVFASHRTSAIDTVWVSGQPRVAAGRHALHDEAAAAFVAARSQLLLLEN, from the coding sequence ATGAACGCGCTGTTCGCGGCCGATGCGCTGCTGCCCGGCGGATGGGCGAAGAACGTGCTGCTGTCGTGGAACGATGCCGGCCAACTCACGCAGGTGCAGTCCGCCGCCCAGCGGACAGCGGGCGCGCCGGTGGCGAACGGCCCCGTGATCCCCGGCATGCCCAACCTGCATTCGCACGCCTTCCAGCGCGCCTTCGCGGGGCTCACCGAATACCGCGCCCAGCAGCAGGACAGCTTCTGGAGCTGGCGCACGCTGATGTACCGCTTCGCCGCGCGCCTCGGGCCGCAGCACATGGAGGCCATCGCGACCTGGCTCTATGCCGAGATGCTCGAAGCGGGCTACACCAGTGTGTGCGAGTTCCAGTACGTGCACCACGATGCCGATGGCCGCCCCTATGCCGACGATGCGACGCTGAGCCTCGCATTGCTGCGCGCCGCGAAGAAGACGGGCATCGGCTTCACGCTGCTGCCCGTGCTCTACCAGGCCAGCGGCTTCGGCGGCCTGCCGCCCAACGAAGGGCAGCGCCGCTTCATCCGCTCGACCGATTCGATGCTGCGCCTGCTCGACACGCTGAAGCCCGCCTGCGACGCGCAAGGCGCGCGGCTCGGGCTTGCGCCGCATTCGCTGCGCGCCGTGCCGCCCGATGCGCTGCGCGAAGCCGTGGCTGGCCTCGATGCCATCGACCCGAGCGCGCCCATCCACATCCACATCGCCGAGCAGACCAAGGAAGTTGACGACTGCGTGGCCTGGAGCGGCCAGCGTCCGGTGGCGTGGCTGCTCGACCATGCGCCGGTCGATGCGCGCTGGTGCCTGGTGCATGCCACGCACATGGATGCGGCCGAATACGAGCGCGGCGCGAAGAGCGGCGCAGTGGCCGGCCTGTGTCCGACCACCGAGGCCAACCTCGGCGACGGCATCTTCGACTTTTCCGCATGGCGCCACCATGGCGGCGCCTGGGGCCTGGGCTCCGACAGCCATGCCACGGTCAATGCCGCGGAAGAACTGCTGATGCTCGAATACAGCCAGCGCCTGGCCTGGCGGCAGCGCAACGTCGGCGCGAGTGCGGCGCAGCCGCACGTGGCCACCGCGCTCACGCTCGATGCGGTGCGCGGCGGCGCGCAGGCCTCGGGCCGGCCCATCGGCGGCCTGGCCGTGGGACAGCAGGCCGACTTCGTCGTGCTCGATGCCGCACACATCGCGCTGCAAGGCCTGCCAGCGCCCGACATGCTGTCGTCGCATGTCTTTGCGAGCCACCGCACCTCGGCCATCGACACCGTCTGGGTGTCGGGCCAGCCGCGCGTCGCGGCCGGCCGCCATGCCCTGCACGACGAGGCCGCCGCCGCATTCGTCGCGGCGCGCAGCCAGCTTCTTCTTCTGGAAAATTGA